The region AGGATTTTGGGGCGAGAGTTCTTTGATGGTGCTGCCCAGGCGCCAGCCGTCAGATTTCGATCAGGTCGAGACAGGGCGCAGGCTGTGCCAAGTGCTGCCACGTTTTTGAGAAAGTCTCGTCGTTGCATCTTCGAGTCATCCAGCAGTGTGTGGTCGATGTGGCGTTTCATCATGGCTGGAAACGCGATTGTTTCCAGCTGATCATGGCTCATGCAGCATGTTTGAGGCTAATCGAAAGGATACCCGCTTGTGCAGTCATGCGGCCTGAAAATGAATGCATGCAAAAGCAATTCACGGGCGGTCGGCATCCATGCGGATGGAGGTGGAAGCGGAATGTTCGACAGGTGGTGTGATGGAAGTTCGCACGCCATCCATGAACATCTGGACGGAGATCGCGACAAGAATCATCCCCATGAGTCGTTCGAGAGCTGTCAGTATGTTTTCACCGAGGAAGCGGTAGAGCCAGGTCGAAGCACAGAGAATCGCTGCGGATGTGGCCCAGGCGATCAGCAGTGCGATCAGCCACGTCCCCATGCGGTCGGGTTCGCGATTGACCAGAAGCAGCAAGGCAGCCAGCATCGACGGCCCGGCCACGCTCGGGATGGCCAAGGGAACAATGAATGGTTCGCCAGAAATCGAAGAACCAAAAATGCCGTCGCGTGGCGGGAAGATCATTTTGATCCCGATGAGGAACAGCACAATGCCTCCGGCCATGCTGATCGACTCCTGTCGCAAGTCGAGTGCGATCAGGAGATAGCGGCCAAAGAAGAGCATCAAAAGGAGTACAACGAGTGCCAGGCAGAGTTCCCGAATCACAATGGGCAGGCGGCGCTCGGGAGGAACATGCTTGAGGACCGAGAGAAATAAAGGAACATTCCCCATGGGATCCATGATGAGAAACAGGAGAATGGTTGCTGAAAGCAGGTTCATTCTGGATCCAGTGGATGAATTGGGGTTCGTTGCGAAGTTCGGGAAGCGCGCGTCCAGTGTTTTTTGAGCCGTAGGTCGTTTTAAGCGATTGACCACGGGGACTGGCCGCAGAGTTTAGAGTGGGTTGGGACGTTCAGCAAATCCGCAGGTGGTGGGATGACTCAAAGGGATCGAATTGATGGAATGTTTATGTTGAGAGTGATTGACTTGAGGGCGGATGAATACGATCGACCTCAGGTACCTGGCAGTATGAAAGCATGAAGTCGAAAAGCGTGAAGACCACGCCCTTGCGCAAGGCCTTCAGGGCGTGCCACCCAAAAATATGCCACTCAGGTGTGTGTCATCTAAGGCAAATTCAAGTGTGGTGGCAGGGTATGCTTATGGCGCGGCTTCTTGTTGTCGTGAAAAGTCACGACAACCTGTGTCGGCAAGTTGGGCACGAGTTGGCCGGGCCACCCGTGGGTTGTTGGTTGAGAAAACATGCTTGCCCAGAGCTGCAAGCATGGCACGCAGAGCGATCTTACGTCATGGAAAGCGTATGAAAGAGGAGTCAATGATGCAGAACCTCTCGACTGGTCTCCTTTGGTTTGTGGCTGCCCTCTGCGTGCTGTTTCTGACTCCAGTGCCGCCGGCCAGAGCTGAAGAAGTCTCGTCCTTTCCGTTAACGCTCGCTCGCGAGAAGAACTGGCTGATCATTCGGTCTCCCCGGTTGCCTCGAGGAGAAATTCGCATCAACTACCTGGAGGCTTATTGTCGGCCAGACTCAACCACAGCCGACTGGCACAAGACGACAATCGGGCACAAGACGGAACTTGTCTCGCTGAGTGACGATCGCCAGACGATGCGTCTGCGATGTACGGTGAACGATGGTGTTGTTGTTGACCATGAGATTGTGGCGAGTGATGGGGAAGTGTCGTTTCAGATCAGGGCGACAAATCCCACCAAAGTGGCTTCGGCGGCCACCTGGGCTCAGCCTTGCATACGCCTGGGAGATTTTACTGGTTTCGCGAATGAGGGAGGTGATCTGGATGATTACCTGCCACGATGCTTTATCTTTCTCGATGGAAAATTGACACGTCTTTCGGAGGTGCGGCCGTGGGCGAAAGAGGCCCGCTACACGCCGGGACAGGTGTGGTGTCCCCCGGGTGTCTCGCGGAAGGATGTCAATCCTCGGCCACTGAGTCCACTCGTCCCCAGTCATGGGTTAATTGGCTGCTTCAGCCATGATGAAGAACTGTTGTTTGCCGTCGCGTTTGAACCGTATCAGGAACTATTTCAGGGTGTGGCCCGTTGCCTGCACAGTGATTTTCGCATTGGTGGTCTTCAACCCGGCGAAAGCCAATCGATTCGAGGAAGAATCTATCTCGGGTCGAATGACGTGCAGCGACTGCTGAAACGTTACGAACGTGACTTTCCAGAGCACCTTAAAAATGCGATGAAATAACAGATTCTCCCGGCAAGGACTGGCCATTTGCCCTGTGAAGGGTATTCTTCGTAATGAGAAGTACGCAAGGAGTTTGGAACTGGCGATGACTGCTTCGGTCTCTGGCAGGGAATCTTGACGGGAAATCGATGGAGATCATTCAAAGAAGTTCCAGCATCCCCATGTCGGCAATCACGCCAGATTCCACGTCATCGGCCGGCCATGAGACGCCGCTGATCGATGTGGCGAAAGTTGGTGCGACAAGAGCTAATGCCGCTACTGGCCCACTTATTGATGTGAGGGATTTGAGCCTCCGGTTCTCCACAGGGAGTGAGATTCTTGCGGCTGTGAATCTGGAGGTGAAGCAGGGAGAGTTTGTGGCCCTTCTGGGCCCTTCAGGCTGTGGGAAGTCGACGCTCTTGCGTGTCATGGCGGGGCTGATCCACAGCACGGGTGGAGAAGTGACGATCGATGGCCTGGAGCCTGCCAGCGCCCGCAAAAACAGGCATCCCCTTGCCTTTGTGTTCCAAGATCCGACGTTGCTGCCCTGGCGGACAGTGCGGGATAACATCCGGTTGCCGCTGGAACTGCAAGGGGTGCCTTACGCCGAGCAGATGAAGGCCGTCGAGGCGAGTCTGCCGCTGATCGGGCTGACGACAGCCGATGCAACCAAGCGGCCGCGAAGTTTATCGGGTGGAATGCGTATGCGGGTTTCGCTGGCCCGGGCACTGGTGACGAACCCGCACATTCTGTTTATGGATGAGCCTTTTGCCGCCCTGGATGATGTGCTGCGGCAGCAACTGAATGAAGAAGTGCTGGCCTTGAGCCGGCAGAAGCAGTGGACCTGTGTGTTTGTGACACATAATGTGGCCGAAGCGGCCTTTATGGCCGATCGCGTGCTGGTGATGCGCTCAAAGCCGGGCGCGATTGCCCGGGTGATCGAAGTGCCATTTGCTCATCCACGAACTGCCGCATTGCGGGAATCGGCCGAGTTCGCCCAGTTCGCCGGTCAGGTGAATCGGGAACTGCGGGAGGTCATGTCATGGTGACTGGACCGGCAACCGGAGTTTCCACAGCAGCTTCGCAGTGGGGATCGTACTTCCTGCGGACGATTGTTCCTCCGTTGGTCCTGTTTGTGATCGTACTGATGGCGTGGGATGGGGCTGTCCGTTTTTGGGGGATCAAGCCCTACATTCTGCCGGGGCCCTGGCGCGTACTGAGTGCGATCGTTTCGAGCCAGGAAGAGTTGACGAAAGCTTTCCTGCTGACCGGTGGGTCGGCTGTGGTGGGGTTTTCGCTGAGTGTGCTGGTGGGGACGCTGGTGGGCTGCCTCTTCTCGCAGTCGACGATTATTCGGAGCAGTGGCTACCCTTATGCGATCTTTTTGCAGACAGTTCCGATTATTGCTGTCGCTCCACTGATCATTTTGTGGTTTGGACGAGGATTTGGGGGTGTGGTGGCGGTGGCGTTTGTCATCAGCCTGTTCCCGATGATCGCCAATGCGACGGCGGGAATGGTGCAGATTGATCCTGATCTGTTTGATCTTTTCAAACTGAATGATGCCTCAAGATGGCAGATTTTGTTTAAGCTGCGGTTGCCGAACAGTGTGCCCTCGTTATGTACCGGGGCACGGACATCGAGTGGGCTGGCTGTGGTGGGAGCGATTGTCGGCGAATTTTACGCGGGGTATGGCTCGAAACATTTTGGTTTGGGGTACATTATCCGGCTGACGACTGATCAGGCGAAGACCGACGCCTTATTTGCGGCGGTCATGGTCTCGACGTTGTTAGGGATATTGATCTTTGGCGTGGTGAGTTTGATCAGTCTGACGGTTCTGGCTCGCTGGGCACCTCCTGAAGTGGGCGAAAGGGCCTGAGAAGATCTTAGAATGCCTGTGCATTGGTCTCGGCGCACAGGAGCATGAGAATGAATTATCGGACGGGGAACTGTTCGGCTGAGAATTGCTGGAGAGGGAGATTGCCAATGATGTCTTCGCGGCTGGTGCTGGGGTGGATGCTGTGTTGTGCTTTATTGCTCGCGGGTTGCCCGATGAATCCTGCGAATCAGGCAGGAGAAGGAGCTGTCAAAACAGCTGACGGCAAGACCTTGACACCCGTAGAAATTACTTTGAACTGGTTTCCTGAAGCCGAGCATGGCGGTTTCTATGCGGCTCTCGTGAATGGCTATTTTGAAGAGGAAGGGCTGGCGGTCACGATCAAGCCGGGCGGGCCAGATATTCCTGTGGTGCAGTATGTGGCTGCGGGCCAGACGCAGTTTGGTGTGGATAATGCCGATAAACTGCTGCTGGTGAGAGCTCAGGAGGCGGATGCAGTCGCGGTGCTGGCTCCGCTGCAGGATAGCCCTCGCTGCATCATGGTGCAGGCGGAATCCGGGATTAAGACGTTCGATGAACTGGCTGCCAAGCCGAAGTTCACGCTGGCGATGAATCCTGGTCAGCCGTTTGCGATGTATCTGCAGAAGAAGCTGGATCTTTCAAAGGTGACCGTTGTGCCTTATGGAGGCAGTCTGGTGCCATTTTTGACGGAGAAGGATTTTGGCACACAGGCGTACAACTTCAGTGAGCCTTTCAATGCCAGAAAACAGAATGCCAATCCGGTCAATCTGATGGTGTCGGATCTCGGCTTTAATCCTTATACCAGCCTGCTGATTACCAGCCGCGAGTTGATTGAGAAGAATCCGGAGCTGGTGCAGAAGGTGGTGCGGGCTTCACTCAAGGGATGGCGCAAATATCTGGATGATCCGCATGGGACGAATACTTACATCAATTCGCTGAATAAAGAGATGGGGATGGATATTCTCGACTTTGGTGTAGAGACTTTGAAGCCACTGTGTGAGCCGGCCCGTCTGCCAGCCGGCCAGTTGGGGAAGATGGATCCCGCCGAGTGGACAAAGCTATCCCAGCAACTGGTCGAGATGGGAGCACTGGAAGCAAGTCAGTCAGCTCCTGAGAAGGCGTATACGACGCAGTTTTTTGAAGCGGCGACCAAGCCTGAGAAATAGTTGAGCTGGAGATATTGTTCACTGAATTTTCGATGATGGAGTGGCACAAAGCCGTGTATCATCATGCGAGACGATCTTCTGATGTGAACTTTCGGATCAACACGGCGAACTGCTGGAGTCGCGGGACTATGAGCTATTTTTTCTCGTTCAACATACTGACTGATGGCCCCATTCGGTTCGACAAGGCCATGCCTGTGCGTGCTCTGATATGTGGCGGAATATTCAGTCTTTCTGCATGTGGCCCTGGCTTTACGGAGCCCATGCAGAAATCGCCAAACTCGATCATCGGGAAAACCACGCAGGATATTGGTGAGTTTAAGCCCGAAGAGAAGAAAGAAGTCAGCGATCAGAAGCTGAATGTGACCAATCCGGTCACCGGGCCACTGGAAGCGTATCGGCCGATGGTGGAGCGAGTGGTGATTGCTCAGATCGATCAGGCACTTCGGCTCTATGAAGCGGAGAATGGCAAGTACCCTGCGACGTACGAAGAGTTCATGGAGCAGATCATCAAGAAGAATGGCATTCGATTGCCTGTGCTGCCGGGCGGCTGGAAGTACGAATACAACGTGGCCGAGCATAAGCTGGAAGTGGTTCAGGACAAGCCGGCGGCCTCCTGAGCGATTGATCGCCAATTACGTTCGAGTTCGCCCCCATCCCAGCCTTCTCCCGTCAGAACGGGAGAAGGAGGAATACGGATTGCGATAAACAACTGCGCGGCGGGTGGCTGGGGTTGAGTCTTCGCCCCCCCACCGATTTTCGGCACGAACTGGGGGTTCGCGAAGACGCTCAACCCCAGCCACCCCATGCCAAAGAGCGCGATTAAATCCTGGAATCCATATCAGAACATACAGCGGTGAAGTCGAGTGTTGATTGATGGCCGAATACGTTCGGGTTCGCCCTCATCCAAGCCTTCTCCCGTCAGAACGGGAGAAGGAGAGAGAGGTGAGTTGGTGAGCGAGATTCACTTATCGGTGGCGAGTTCCCGGACGAGTTTTTGCAGGCTCTCCTGGATCTCTGCGGGGGCCTGCTTGATCTGTTGTCTGTAGATGAGCTGTGTGGCCGTCAGGAGTTTTCGTGCCACGGTGCGATCATTGGCGGCGACAAGCAATTGCACAGTATCGATACGAAGTGCGAGAAATGCGGCAGAACCTTTATCGAGCCTGGCTTCGGCGGCCTGCAATCCCTTGACGACTTGAGCTAACTGGGCTGGATCGAGCGTGGTGCCGATGGCTTGCAGCAGTTCTCGTCGTTCGGCTGGACGATCTGCCACCTGTGGAATCGTTAACAGAGCCCACTGGCTCGATCGTTTGGAATCGCTGCAGACCTTCCAGGCACGGGTTAACAGCAGACCGGCTCGTCCAGATTCCTCAGGAGTCCAGTCTTTGGAGAAGGATTCGAGTCGTTCGGCTGCCTTTTGGATGAGCACCTGCAATTGTCGCTGGCGGGTGAGATCGGGTGTCGCCATGAGTTGAAGAAGACTATCGAGAACTGCGGCTGCGATTGTTGATGACGGAAGGTTTGCCGGAGTGAGCAGTTTTTCTGCAGCAAGGACATCCGGGCCACTGGCGATGAGGAGAATGCGGGCCTGTGTTTGTAGGGCCTGAAACTTTTGAGTGGTAGGTTCGTGATTGAGCCGGGTGAGTTCTTCATCGGCAAGATGCAGAAACTCTTCGGCATTGGCAATGGCGGGTGGTGATTGCCGGACAGCGAGCCAGGCAGCTCTGACAAGGAGTTCAATTTCGCCCTCAGGAAGGGGTTGTTGAACGGGACGATCTTTGACGAGTTGCTGCACCTCGTTCCAGACTTGTGCGGCCTGGGCTGGATCTTTTGGAGCCAGATCCAATTGGTGTTTCTCGAAGAGATCGAGAAGCGCGAGTCTGGCTGTGGTCGAAAGAGGACTGGTGGGAGCGATCTGCCTGAGCCAGTTTTTCGCTGCTGTCCAGTTCTGTTGTTCGATGGCGAGTAACGCTAAGGATTTGAGGGCTTCGTCGCCGGCGGGCTGACCAGAGAACTGTTTGGCATTCTGGAGGAGTGCTGTCTGAGCGGCAGCTTGATGTGCGGGTGTGGGTTCTGTGCGGGCAATTTGTCCTAATGCCCAGGCCCATAAGATGGCTGCCTGACTGGTGTACTTGTTCGACTTTTCCATGCCGGCAACTTGTTCGAGCAGGGTCGCTGCCAGAGAGTAGTCCTGGAGTTCGACAGCGATCGAGCCAGCAATAAAGCCAAGTTCAGCGGCTGCATTGAGCCGCTTTTGAGAGATCGAGGTTTCAAAAGCCTGTTGATATTGGGCGAGTGCTTCGGCTTTTCGTCCGTCGAGATAGGCTGACCGGGCCTGTTGTGTGGCCTGAGCGAGTTCGGGCCCGAGTTCCTTGATGATATCGGCCTGATGCAACCAGCGGTCGGCACGATCCCACCAGACGGTTCCCAACTGCTCGCGGATACGCGTCAAGGAAAGTTGGATCTCGGCTTGAAGTTCATCAGCCAGCATGGTCTGGCCTTGTGATGCAGCGAGATCGCGGGCACCAACCAGCGCTTCGATCTGGAGTTGCCAGATGGGGCCAGAAGGATTGTTGTTGGAAGCTTTGAGTTGACGGAAGAGTTCCAACGCCTGGTCGTAATTCTTTTGAAGTAAGGCCAACTCCATCAGACCCGAGGTACGCTGCTGCTCGTGAAAGGGAGAGGGGGCGGGCTTTAAAGCAGTGAACATAGCCATGGCCCGTGTGGTTTCGCCGCGAAGCAACACCGCTTTGGCGAGAATCAGTCGCCCTTCCCACTGGAGAACTTCCGAGGTGTTTTGCGTCGAAAGTTGACGCGCCAGACTCTCGGCTTCGAGCAAGTCATCGATCCGTTCGGATCGTTTCGGGTCAGCCAGAGAAGAGGCTGCCAGATACATCTGCGCCTGGCGAATCGTCAACAGGCTGTCGATTTGTCGGAGCTCGGCCAGTGAGGGTGCGGCATTTCGATCACCGGTCTGTTCAGGGTTCGGTTGTCGTGATTTGAAGAGTGGTTGCAGACGTTCGCGAGCTTCTCGTAAGGCGCCGGCCGCAGTATGCAATTGCTCGCGGGTCTGGGAGGAACTGCTGTCATCTCGGGAAGCGGCCCGTGCATCGGCATCAGTTAACTCAGCTTTGGTCGCGACGATGAAGGCCAGCTCGGCATTGAGCAACAATTGCATGGCGGGTGTGGGCTGTTTGCGGATCTGATCATCCAGCAGGCGGCGGGCACGCTCGAGCAGTTCATCACGTTCGGGATTCAAGACCCATTGGGCGTGTGCCACGAATGTCTGAGCCAACTCGATGGTCGTGCGGCTTTCGGATTCAACTCCCTGGCGCTTCTGCTCCAGGCGTCTGAGTAAGACTTCTTCAGCCGTGGAGAAGAGGCGACGCTCTCTCAATCCTGCGAAATAGCGAACGTCGGCATCGTCGGCATCAAGTGGCAGAGCACTGAGCCCTACGGAAGATAGAACAAGGCCAGTGATCAAAGCGATTCGCAATTGTGATACGAATCGAAGCTGAAAAAGTCGCGTTGAAGTGTGAAGAAACATGCTTGCCCAAAGCTGCAAGCATGACACAGTTTTTGGGTCAAATGTCCTCATATGTACCCGGGGTTTATGACACTCATCACTCATAGCGAACATGCTCTCGAGTCAGGAAAACAAATCGCGGATGCATTTGTGCTGACGTCACCTTGGAACTGGGGGCGGATGAGGACATCCGACCCCAACCACCCCGGTAAAGACCACGCCCTTCCGCACTGTTTTGATTTTTGGGGCTCCAGGGGCGTGCCACCCGTTGAAGGAGTGGCGCAAAGGTTGTGATCGAGAACTTAGGGAGCGGTGGCGGGTTTGGCTTTTTCGAGCTCTTTGAGTTCGAGTTTGCGAATGGCGGCTGTGGATGTAAACGAGCAGACGCCGAGAGGTTTGGAGGGGGCGACTTCGATGCGAATGGAGAGTTTGACATCTTTGAGAGGCTGTTCAATGACCTGTTCGCCATCGATCCAGACGACGATGTTGTCATCGGTGACGCGCAGTTTGATCGCGTACCATTTATTGTTTTCGAACGAGCGGTGAGTGCCGGTCTGGTTCTCGGAAGCATCCATGCCGTCGATGCTGGAGAGGCCGACGAGGCCGCCGCCCCAACCTCCAATAATGAGGCTGCAGGGATCTTCTTTGACGGGGAACGTGAGGCCGCAGAAGAAGTCGCTGCCATCGACTCGCATGGCTTCGATCTGAATTTCGTAGTTGGAGGTGGGGAGTTTGGGGCCATGCCAGGTAACGCCAGTGAGTGGTGAACCGACACCCAGCATCAGTTTTCCATCAGCGACGGAGACTTCTCCTTCGCCGCCGAACTCTGTGGACTTCCAGTTTTTGAGAGTTTTTCCATCGAAGAGAGCGGTTAATGGAGGAGCTTTTGCGTTGGCTGGCGGGGCGGGTTTTTCATCGCAGGTGGTTTCGTTGAGCAGAGCCTCTTCGGGAGATGGTTCGGGTTGGGCAGTGGCATCGTCACCGACGAGATCAGGCACAGCGGGAGGCGTGGTCGGTTCTGCGGGAGTCGTCGAAGAAGCTGCGGGAGCGGGAGAAGTTGCGGATGCTCCCAGCGATGGCGACTGGTCGTTCGCTGGAGTTGTGGGTGAAGGTTTCATCTCACTGGCTGGTGCGGATTGGTCTGTTAATCCGACATCAGGAGCTGTGGAGGACGGGTTGGATAGTGTCGAAGTGGAGACGGCATCCGCTGTCGTCGTTGCTTCCACGTTGGTCGCTTTCCCTGAGGGCAAAGGGGCCATGGGCTGACAGCCTGGCGTCGGCAACAAAGTGGCAATGAGTACCCAGGCTGCCATGTGGTGCTGGAAAACCTTCGTTATGGGGAAATGCGCGAAAGTCAGATTCGAACTGTTGGTTGTTGAACCGATCCACAGGTTACGCATGGCGACTGATCCGAATAATGGCTGGTTCTTTTGAGAGCTCTCGGATCATAGCAGAAGTGAGGGTCGGTATGCTGCTCAAAAGTGTGGCGGTCGCTGGGGGATGATTGAAGGTGGGTCGCGCGAAGGCGCGAAGAGAAGGTTGGAAGTGTTGGTGGGCTGGGGGGACAGTAACGTGGTTTGACGCTGGGGACTTGCGTGAGGAGCACTGCTGGCAAGCCAGCAGTGGCACCCGATGAACCGGCAATAGCAGGCGATAAACCGGCAGTAGCAACCAATCAGCCAGAAGTGGCACGCTATGAACTCGTAGTGGCACACGAAGAGTTCATAGTGGTATACGGCGAGATTCACGCGAAGGCCATCACCCGGTGTTTAGCAGGTGGGGCGATCATACGTGTGTAGTCTTCCAGAGCACCAGAAGCGACGTCGGGTGATAAGAGGCCCGTGCGAACCAGAGCACCCATGACCGTTCGTGGATCTTCCTGCTGCGTCGCCAGTACGAAGACGGTTTCTGTCGCGGTCATCAAGCCGAGTCTCACAGCGACGGCACAGAACCGATCGCCCGTAACTTCCTGATGTTTGAGAATGCTGTGCAGTTCGGCAATGTCAAGATAGCCCATCCGCACGGCAAGTTCGCCGCACTGGACATGTGGAGTCTGGCAATCGAGCAGGACACGAGAGATCGACGGGACATCGAGCAATCTCTGCTGGACGAGCCAGCGGCTGAAACGTGTCTGAGTAATGAGTTGCTGGAGCTGGCGGTCGCGTTCATCCATGACGTGACGAAGAATCGTGCGATTGCGTCCATTGCGTTTGGCTTCGTAGAGACATTCATCGGCAACGGCAATCAGGCGGTCACCAATACCGGTTTCGCCTCGACGAGGAATGGCAATGGCAGCACCCACACTGACTGTGATTTTGACAGGTGTGGAGCCGAAGCGGAACGCCTCTTTTTCGACGTTCTCGCGAATACGCTCGGCCAGTCGTTCGACACCTTTTTCGGAAGGCTGGCTGACCAGGACAACAAATTCTTCGCCACCAAAGCGAGCGAGTGTATCGGCGACGCGAACGGTTTCGGAGAAGATCTGGGCCACACGCTTGAGAACCTGATCACCAAACTGGTGACCAAAAGTATCGTTCACGTTCTTGAAATGATCGACATCGATAAAGATGACAGCCAGCGGCTGGGCAGCCCGCACACAGCGATGAACTTCTCGAAGGAGAACTTCATCGAAGAATTTGCGGTTATGGACGCCGGTGAGCGGATCATGCAGCGCCTGCTGCTGCAATTCGCGATTACGCGTTTCGAGTTCGCGCTTCTCCTGCTCGGCGACATGCTGCCGGATGGAGGCCTGGGTGCTGGCGACATGTTCACGCAAAGCGAGTTGTACGAGTTGTTCGTTGGCCTGAATCATCAGGTCGGCAGAGTTTTGCAGATGAGAGAGACTGACGTTGAAGAGTTCGGCGGCCTGTCGGCAGCGTTCTTCAATGTTACTGAGGAAGACAACCAGGTCGTCTTCTGTCATCTCCAGGCAATGGCTGGAGATTTCGCGGAGGCTGTGGAGTGCGAGACCTTTATTGGCCGTGCAGAAATAATCGGCGGCGGCGGCACTGAACGCCATGGCGTTCAGCAGCCGGGCGTTGGGATCGGTGCCCAGTTCGAGGACTTTTTCGAGGGGAGCATGATGAAAGGCAGCTGCATGGATAATGCCTTCGGGCAGCTTCCAGAGTGTCATCATCTGCTGAGCGATCTGGACGTGTGTGAACCCCAGACGAGCTTCTTCGAGTTGCGATAGAGTCGTTCCGGGAAGTTTGGCTTCTTCCAGAACAGGAATGTACTCGTTGGGAATAGTTTTGAGCATGGCGAGCCGGCCCAGTTCGAGCAGCAGGCCGGTGAGGAAGTATTCTCCGCGTTGTGCGGGTTCAAGTTTCTGGCCAATCAGTTCGGCAGTGGCAGCCTGAACGACGGAGTGAACCCAGAAGTTGCGATAATGTTCGGCTTTGGGGCCAGTCTGGAGAGATTCATCTGTGAGAGAGAAGCTGAGTGCTAAAGAGGTGGCGACGGTTGTTCCCAGGATGGAAACAGCGCGATCCATGGCTTTGACTTCGCTACGCACACCGAAATAGCTGGCATTGGCGGCTTTAACCAGTTTGGCACTGATGGCGGGATCGAGTTTGATGGTTTCGACGACATCTCGAATTTCTGACTCTGGATCACGCACGATTTCGAGCAATCGGACAGCGACAGCCGGGAGAGTGGGGAGTTGAGCAGAATTCCAGATACGTTCAACGGGAATCATGTTGGGACCTGTGGCAAATCGAGAACCGGAATTGAAAGCCCGCCAGTGGCAGATCCTGATGATTGATCAGGAAACGAATCTGGCAGATCGTAAAGATCATTTGAAGAGGAGCTAACATGCGGCGGGAAGTCTCCTCGCCTGGCAAAATCATTCGAGTTAGACGTGGCAACCAACCCAGCGTTCGAGTTTGTCGCGCAGGCCATCCGGAGTGAACGGCTTGACGAGGTAATCGGAAACACCGGCTTGAATGGCGAGCACCACACGAGCGCGTTCGGCTTCGGTGGTGATCATGATGATCGGGATCGTCGTGTTTCGCTGGCGGATCTCTTTCAGAAGAGTGAGACCATCCATATTGGGCATGTTCCAGTCGCTGAGCACGATGTCGAAGGTGTGCGCCTCGAAGGCGGCCAGGGCCTGCACACCGTCTTCGGCTTCGACAATGTCGTTTACATTGAGCTTATTGAGGCAGCGCTTCTGGATGGTCCGCATGGTGCCTGAGTCGTCAACGAGCAAAACTTTCATCAGATGATCCTTAGAGGAGTCTGTTTAACGGGCAAATTGTCTGGTGCTTGAATCTCGTCGAGGCAGAACCTCAATCGATGGTTACGTCTACTGATGGTCACATGGTGTCAATGGCGTTGATGATTAGCTGGCAGGTTGAGTGTCGCCTGCTGAATTCATGGTTTACTTTACGGGAAGATTTGAGAAACCAACTTCGATGGTGAATGGCCCCAGATCGGAATCGAATGAGAGAACCATCGGGATGACGTTGGACGGAAAATGAACAGTATGGTCATCGCCTGAGACAACATTCGGAATGCTGATCAGTAACGAATACTTGGCGAGTTGGGCTTTGGCGTGGCCGGCGATCATGTTAGTGACTTCACCGACGGCATCGCAGACTTCGGCGTTGACTTGAGTGACTTCTGCTCCGACGAGACGGTGTAGAATTTCGATGGCTGTGGAACTGGTGAGATTGAGCACCAGAGTTCCTGCTGCCTGACCAGACAGGCCAATGACAGCACTGACACCACTGGAAGGTTGGCTGACTTCTGACGGGTCTGACCGGAGTGAGAGACCGGTGCGTGTGGCTGTCGCATTGAGCATCGTCGAGAAAACGGTGCGCGTGGCGGCAATCACAGGATTGACGTATTCGGCAGTCATACGGGATGTGGCGGAAGCAGTGACGACTGCAGACATGCAAAGTCTCCTCGTAGATGGGGCCTGGCCCCGACAGGTACGACAGAGCAAACTTAGTTCAGGAATTTGGAGGTGCTGCAAAAATGCAACGATGGATCGTT is a window of Planctopirus limnophila DSM 3776 DNA encoding:
- a CDS encoding 3-keto-disaccharide hydrolase; protein product: MAAWVLIATLLPTPGCQPMAPLPSGKATNVEATTTADAVSTSTLSNPSSTAPDVGLTDQSAPASEMKPSPTTPANDQSPSLGASATSPAPAASSTTPAEPTTPPAVPDLVGDDATAQPEPSPEEALLNETTCDEKPAPPANAKAPPLTALFDGKTLKNWKSTEFGGEGEVSVADGKLMLGVGSPLTGVTWHGPKLPTSNYEIQIEAMRVDGSDFFCGLTFPVKEDPCSLIIGGWGGGLVGLSSIDGMDASENQTGTHRSFENNKWYAIKLRVTDDNIVVWIDGEQVIEQPLKDVKLSIRIEVAPSKPLGVCSFTSTAAIRKLELKELEKAKPATAP
- a CDS encoding sensor domain-containing diguanylate cyclase → MIPVERIWNSAQLPTLPAVAVRLLEIVRDPESEIRDVVETIKLDPAISAKLVKAANASYFGVRSEVKAMDRAVSILGTTVATSLALSFSLTDESLQTGPKAEHYRNFWVHSVVQAATAELIGQKLEPAQRGEYFLTGLLLELGRLAMLKTIPNEYIPVLEEAKLPGTTLSQLEEARLGFTHVQIAQQMMTLWKLPEGIIHAAAFHHAPLEKVLELGTDPNARLLNAMAFSAAAADYFCTANKGLALHSLREISSHCLEMTEDDLVVFLSNIEERCRQAAELFNVSLSHLQNSADLMIQANEQLVQLALREHVASTQASIRQHVAEQEKRELETRNRELQQQALHDPLTGVHNRKFFDEVLLREVHRCVRAAQPLAVIFIDVDHFKNVNDTFGHQFGDQVLKRVAQIFSETVRVADTLARFGGEEFVVLVSQPSEKGVERLAERIRENVEKEAFRFGSTPVKITVSVGAAIAIPRRGETGIGDRLIAVADECLYEAKRNGRNRTILRHVMDERDRQLQQLITQTRFSRWLVQQRLLDVPSISRVLLDCQTPHVQCGELAVRMGYLDIAELHSILKHQEVTGDRFCAVAVRLGLMTATETVFVLATQQEDPRTVMGALVRTGLLSPDVASGALEDYTRMIAPPAKHRVMAFA
- a CDS encoding response regulator; its protein translation is MKVLLVDDSGTMRTIQKRCLNKLNVNDIVEAEDGVQALAAFEAHTFDIVLSDWNMPNMDGLTLLKEIRQRNTTIPIIMITTEAERARVVLAIQAGVSDYLVKPFTPDGLRDKLERWVGCHV
- a CDS encoding chemotaxis protein CheX; translation: MSAVVTASATSRMTAEYVNPVIAATRTVFSTMLNATATRTGLSLRSDPSEVSQPSSGVSAVIGLSGQAAGTLVLNLTSSTAIEILHRLVGAEVTQVNAEVCDAVGEVTNMIAGHAKAQLAKYSLLISIPNVVSGDDHTVHFPSNVIPMVLSFDSDLGPFTIEVGFSNLPVK